A window of Pedobacter lusitanus contains these coding sequences:
- a CDS encoding HlyD family secretion protein yields the protein METKKDILDNIELRSESVQDVLSDPPHWMIRWGNSIIMAILLLILLMSYIIKYPEFIPASIIVTSQNPPERLQSRTNSKIEKIFIKDHQEVKRNELLIVLQSTANYKDVLELKKLVDSITPAQLSSFPIHKVLTYKLGELQSDYNTFSKAFRDEKLFTRLQPYAPENLAASQSISEYKRRIIALKQQKNIELIKYELTKKNYQRFHELFIQGVIASTEFENEKIKFLQAQQNVENLNISLSQMEEGISNLNKTKSGVSINTEKDKITFSSQTLQSFEQLRKSLRQWEQEYLIISSTNGIASFQQFFGENQFVKSGDAILSILPKEKIALVGRMSVPAINSGKIAQGEKVLIKLDNYRFQEYGIVEGKVRNISLTTDEKGNYYVDIILPKGLKTSYNKSLVFDKELRGNAEIVTQDLRLIERFFYQIRKLLGYQN from the coding sequence TTGGAAACTAAAAAAGATATTTTAGATAATATTGAACTCCGTTCTGAAAGTGTTCAGGATGTTCTTAGCGATCCCCCTCACTGGATGATTCGCTGGGGAAATAGTATTATTATGGCTATTCTTCTGCTTATTTTACTAATGAGCTATATCATCAAATACCCTGAATTTATTCCGGCGTCAATTATCGTAACCTCACAAAATCCACCTGAAAGACTTCAATCCAGGACTAATTCCAAAATTGAGAAAATATTTATTAAAGATCATCAGGAAGTAAAAAGAAATGAGTTATTAATCGTTTTGCAATCAACAGCCAATTATAAGGATGTTTTAGAACTTAAAAAACTGGTAGATTCTATAACTCCCGCACAGCTATCCTCATTTCCAATTCATAAAGTTTTAACGTATAAATTAGGAGAGCTTCAGAGTGATTATAATACATTTTCCAAAGCTTTTCGGGACGAAAAATTGTTTACAAGATTACAACCCTATGCACCTGAAAATCTGGCAGCCAGCCAAAGCATTTCAGAATACAAGAGAAGAATAATTGCTTTAAAACAACAAAAAAATATTGAACTGATAAAATATGAGCTTACAAAGAAAAATTACCAGCGTTTTCATGAATTATTCATTCAAGGGGTAATTGCATCAACGGAATTTGAAAATGAAAAGATTAAATTTCTCCAGGCTCAGCAGAATGTGGAGAATTTGAATATTTCGTTATCACAAATGGAGGAAGGTATTTCTAATCTGAATAAAACAAAAAGCGGAGTGAGTATTAATACCGAAAAAGATAAAATTACCTTCTCTTCTCAAACTTTACAGTCATTTGAACAACTAAGGAAATCATTAAGGCAATGGGAACAAGAGTATTTAATAATTTCTTCAACAAACGGTATTGCGAGTTTTCAACAGTTTTTTGGCGAGAACCAGTTTGTAAAAAGTGGGGATGCAATTTTATCGATTCTTCCAAAAGAAAAAATAGCTTTAGTAGGTAGAATGTCTGTACCTGCAATCAATTCCGGTAAAATTGCTCAAGGCGAAAAAGTCTTAATTAAGCTTGATAATTACCGTTTTCAGGAATATGGTATTGTGGAAGGAAAAGTACGAAATATTTCCCTTACAACCGATGAAAAAGGTAATTACTATGTAGATATTATTCTCCCTAAAGGTTTGAAAACGAGCTATAATAAGTCGTTGGTTTTTGATAAAGAACTTAGAGGTAATGCAGAGATTGTAACTCAGGATTTAAGACTTATTGAGAGGTTTTTTTATCAGATTAGGAAATTATTGGGCTATCAAAATTGA
- the gwsS gene encoding grasp-with-spasm system SPASM domain peptide maturase, translating to MKNFKYFHLYQDCIIVKGSLNSLIIDHYKRKIFSLSTDIINTQFSDNQFILNTDENYDLISILLRDDFGYATNNTNAIQKQIVWESPRDINEIIIEDKCDDSYCLPEIYNQIEDIDAEFIQIRFFEYSKNRIEKILKLLDTSSIRTIEVLIPYTNEKEAKAATKRIARNQRIQLLYIYNAPYNKSLQYDDLFTVLFYERNLTDIKHCGIIDEDYFMTDIKNISKSMLHNNCLKDKLFISQNGDIKNCPSMPQNFGNIKNTSLKDALSSAGFKKYQDFTKDHIEICKDCEFRYICTDCRAYTERTHIDKDGLDKSKPLKCGYDPYTGEWEEWSLSPLKQKAIKYYGMAGFF from the coding sequence ATGAAGAACTTTAAATATTTCCATTTATATCAAGACTGCATTATTGTAAAGGGGAGTTTAAATAGTTTAATAATAGATCATTATAAACGTAAAATATTTAGCCTTTCAACTGATATAATAAACACTCAATTTTCTGACAACCAATTTATTCTTAATACAGATGAAAATTATGACTTGATTTCAATTCTTTTGAGAGATGACTTTGGTTACGCAACAAATAATACCAATGCTATACAAAAACAAATAGTATGGGAAAGTCCGAGGGATATTAATGAAATAATTATTGAAGATAAATGTGACGACTCTTATTGCCTGCCTGAAATATATAATCAAATAGAAGACATTGATGCTGAATTTATCCAGATTCGATTTTTTGAATATTCAAAAAATCGAATAGAAAAGATATTAAAATTGTTAGATACTTCCTCCATAAGAACGATTGAAGTACTAATTCCCTATACAAATGAAAAAGAGGCCAAAGCGGCTACGAAAAGAATAGCAAGAAATCAAAGAATACAGTTACTCTATATTTATAATGCACCTTATAATAAAAGTTTGCAATATGATGACTTGTTTACTGTCTTATTCTATGAGAGAAATCTTACGGATATAAAACATTGCGGTATAATAGATGAAGACTATTTTATGACTGATATAAAAAATATATCCAAATCTATGCTTCATAATAATTGTTTAAAGGATAAACTTTTTATATCTCAAAACGGAGATATAAAAAATTGCCCATCAATGCCCCAAAATTTTGGGAATATAAAAAACACAAGTCTAAAGGATGCCCTAAGCTCCGCAGGTTTTAAGAAATATCAGGACTTTACTAAAGATCATATCGAAATATGCAAAGATTGTGAGTTTCGTTATATCTGTACAGATTGCCGTGCTTACACAGAACGAACACATATTGATAAAGATGGATTAGATAAATCTAAGCCTTTAAAATGTGGTTATGATCCCTACACCGGAGAATGGGAGGAATGGAGTTTAAGTCCGTTAAAACAAAAAGCTATAAAATATTATGGCATGGCCGGTTTTTTTTAA
- a CDS encoding Crp/Fnr family transcriptional regulator, giving the protein MFKIFAAYLVEKAGLNDKELKQIEDLTVTKKLRKRQYLLQEGDISDYRAFITKGCLRMYYLSTDGIEHTIKFAVENWWITDDESYNSGGPTKYNIDALENSELLLIKKENLNLLFNSIPKFRDLKDRLGIKRFEASQNRILSSITETAEKKYDNFIRLYPQIYNRVPLHMVASYLGLSRETLSRVRKKYAKYHSKDK; this is encoded by the coding sequence ATGTTTAAAATTTTCGCTGCTTATTTGGTTGAAAAAGCCGGCTTAAACGATAAAGAACTAAAACAGATAGAAGACCTCACAGTAACAAAAAAACTTCGCAAGCGTCAATATCTGTTACAGGAGGGGGATATTTCTGATTACAGGGCTTTCATCACTAAAGGATGTCTACGCATGTATTATCTAAGCACAGATGGTATAGAGCATACCATAAAATTTGCGGTTGAAAACTGGTGGATAACTGATGATGAAAGTTATAATTCAGGCGGCCCCACCAAATATAACATAGACGCACTCGAAAACAGCGAATTGTTGCTGATTAAGAAGGAAAACCTGAATCTCTTATTTAATTCTATACCTAAATTCCGGGACTTGAAGGACAGACTGGGTATTAAACGTTTTGAAGCCAGTCAAAACAGAATTCTTAGCAGTATTACTGAAACCGCTGAAAAAAAATATGATAATTTCATCAGGTTATATCCACAAATTTATAATCGGGTACCATTACATATGGTTGCGTCATATCTTGGTTTATCACGGGAAACCCTTAGCAGGGTCAGGAAAAAATACGCAAAATATCATTCTAAGGATAAATGA
- a CDS encoding NAD(P)-binding domain-containing protein yields the protein MIPDKNVFYKVDIVVIGAGQAGLSAAYNLQREGIKPGKGFVVLDDEFSPGGAWQHRWDSLTLSNVNGINDLPGMAFSDAVNTKETELQANIAIPKYYEQYEKAFGLPIIRPIRVTDVTEQNGRFIIRTNGIQFSARGLINATGTWKTPHCPKYPGWEKFKGKQLHTGEYKNAEEFIGKHVIVVGGGISAIQLLGEISAVTQTTWVARRSPDFRKYEFSPEIGREAVALVEKRVREGLPPESVVSVTGLPITPAIEGMLNKGVLDRKPMFKEIIETGVRWEDGTTLDADVIFWNTGFRHSLNHLAPLKLLNDKNGIQISGKLATQVAKDPRIHLTGYGPSASTIGANRAGRIAAIELIEFLKL from the coding sequence ATGATACCTGATAAAAATGTTTTTTATAAAGTAGATATTGTCGTGATTGGAGCAGGACAAGCCGGTTTATCAGCAGCCTACAATTTACAAAGAGAAGGAATAAAACCTGGAAAAGGTTTTGTTGTTTTAGATGATGAATTTAGTCCAGGTGGAGCTTGGCAACATCGTTGGGATTCTCTAACGCTTAGCAATGTAAATGGCATTAATGACTTACCCGGAATGGCCTTTTCCGATGCTGTAAATACTAAGGAAACAGAATTGCAAGCGAATATTGCAATTCCCAAATATTATGAACAATATGAGAAGGCCTTTGGCCTTCCGATCATTCGTCCCATAAGAGTGACTGATGTTACTGAGCAAAACGGGCGATTTATCATCCGAACAAATGGAATTCAATTTAGTGCTCGCGGATTGATCAATGCTACCGGTACCTGGAAAACCCCACACTGCCCTAAATATCCCGGCTGGGAAAAATTCAAAGGGAAGCAACTGCACACGGGCGAGTACAAAAACGCTGAAGAATTTATCGGAAAGCATGTGATAGTTGTGGGTGGTGGCATTTCAGCTATTCAATTGCTCGGTGAAATTTCAGCAGTAACCCAAACTACCTGGGTAGCCCGTCGATCTCCTGATTTTAGAAAATATGAATTTTCGCCAGAAATAGGACGTGAAGCTGTAGCTTTAGTAGAGAAAAGAGTAAGAGAAGGCTTGCCACCTGAATCAGTGGTTTCTGTAACAGGCTTGCCTATCACTCCCGCTATTGAAGGAATGTTGAATAAAGGCGTTTTAGATCGGAAACCTATGTTCAAAGAAATCATTGAAACAGGCGTTCGATGGGAAGACGGAACTACACTCGATGCTGATGTTATTTTTTGGAATACCGGTTTCCGTCATTCTTTAAATCACCTTGCCCCTTTAAAGTTATTGAATGATAAAAATGGAATTCAAATATCTGGAAAATTAGCCACACAAGTCGCTAAAGATCCGCGTATCCACTTAACAGGCTATGGTCCATCAGCATCTACCATTGGCGCCAATCGTGCCGGTCGGATTGCAGCAATAGAGTTGATTGAATTTCTTAAATTGTAA
- a CDS encoding SDR family NAD(P)-dependent oxidoreductase → MRLKNKIAVVTGGNSGVGLGIANAFRSEGAFGTITGRNKKTLDTALEQLGNDFIGITGDVTNLDDLEKIFKGTFEKFGKIDVLVANAGGAIEGIDLGSVTDFGEESYDKYMNLNVKSAYLSVQKALPYMNDGGSIVLIASVAAHIATPGMSVYGAAKAAVISFAKGFSLDLLSRQIRVNVLTLGSIDTPVFAKMVPEEHIDYAKQLWANFTPVGRIGQPSDVANAAVFLASDASSFILGTEITVDGGFSVMNLMK, encoded by the coding sequence ATGAGATTAAAAAACAAAATAGCTGTAGTTACCGGCGGTAACAGTGGCGTAGGACTTGGGATTGCTAATGCTTTTAGAAGCGAAGGTGCATTTGGCACAATAACCGGCAGGAATAAAAAAACACTCGACACCGCTTTAGAGCAGCTGGGAAATGATTTTATTGGAATAACTGGCGATGTAACCAATTTAGATGACCTTGAAAAAATATTTAAAGGAACATTTGAAAAGTTTGGTAAGATTGACGTGTTAGTAGCTAATGCAGGTGGGGCTATAGAAGGTATTGATCTGGGATCTGTTACCGATTTTGGGGAAGAGAGTTATGATAAATATATGAACCTGAATGTGAAAAGTGCTTATTTATCCGTTCAAAAAGCGTTACCCTATATGAATGATGGAGGTTCAATTGTTTTGATAGCTTCTGTGGCTGCTCATATTGCAACACCAGGAATGTCAGTTTATGGCGCTGCCAAAGCAGCGGTTATATCATTTGCAAAGGGCTTTTCGCTTGATCTATTGTCAAGACAAATTAGGGTGAATGTATTAACCCTGGGTTCGATAGATACACCGGTTTTCGCAAAAATGGTACCTGAGGAACATATTGACTATGCTAAACAGCTTTGGGCAAATTTCACACCAGTTGGAAGAATCGGCCAACCTTCTGATGTAGCCAATGCTGCTGTTTTCCTTGCATCTGATGCGTCATCATTTATACTTGGTACAGAGATCACTGTGGACGGTGGCTTTTCTGTTATGAATTTGATGAAATAG
- a CDS encoding C39 family peptidase has translation MKEKKIKLITLVMLLILIAGCVKERLSDQDAGKSVKVLANISEIKRQFYEEKVNLKLVHQFTPEVKTSWEPNWEEASSYLNSKSNQSSYLYIPLIPHVEKDNKDLIGIERGNRTYLMIKDNKEYFKVIYSREINETVSNEDPDVFNFKTFTGTAVFINLVTGNSYQLNYKNGVSDYQKQLLVLNKAKVNSLSKIKTEAITTECHTEYICTWTAICHGRLFITVNLRGCSPPNSGAGSCLWHEVDWYQSDTSPREVCGLVNVPDESPLPGGIGGTGDPSQADHSLKKDKLPTNNTKDRQLANTCVFKSMEWIDSYFDGKRDVDHFLNQYAKTTGPEESSGTRAFNLFTNGVPENELNTLVTMFFDTTPTTTIKASIDSGYPLMGTITTDTKDIGHEVMITGYNNNGSIQYFDPQLGKYDVKPGPGDFTNLYTITGRK, from the coding sequence ATGAAAGAAAAAAAAATCAAATTAATTACTCTTGTGATGTTATTAATTCTGATCGCTGGTTGCGTAAAAGAAAGGCTCAGTGATCAGGATGCAGGAAAATCCGTTAAGGTTCTTGCTAACATTAGTGAAATAAAACGTCAATTCTATGAAGAAAAGGTAAATCTGAAATTGGTCCACCAGTTTACACCAGAAGTAAAAACAAGTTGGGAGCCAAATTGGGAAGAAGCAAGCTCTTATTTAAATTCAAAAAGCAATCAAAGCTCCTATCTGTATATCCCTTTAATTCCACATGTTGAAAAGGATAATAAAGATTTGATTGGCATAGAGAGAGGAAACCGAACTTACCTGATGATCAAAGACAATAAAGAATATTTTAAGGTAATTTATTCTCGAGAAATTAACGAAACAGTGAGCAATGAGGATCCAGATGTTTTCAATTTTAAGACCTTTACAGGTACTGCAGTATTTATCAATCTGGTCACAGGAAATTCTTATCAATTAAATTACAAGAATGGCGTGTCTGATTATCAGAAGCAATTGTTAGTACTTAATAAGGCAAAAGTAAATTCACTATCTAAGATCAAGACTGAAGCTATTACAACCGAATGTCATACAGAATATATCTGTACCTGGACTGCCATATGCCATGGTCGGCTTTTTATTACCGTTAATCTTCGAGGTTGTTCTCCTCCAAATAGTGGTGCAGGTAGTTGTTTATGGCACGAGGTTGACTGGTATCAATCGGATACCTCTCCCCGTGAAGTTTGTGGGCTGGTCAACGTTCCTGATGAATCTCCACTTCCAGGAGGAATTGGGGGGACTGGAGATCCTTCACAGGCGGATCATTCATTAAAAAAGGATAAATTGCCAACAAATAATACAAAAGATAGACAACTCGCCAATACGTGCGTATTTAAAAGTATGGAGTGGATAGATAGTTATTTCGATGGAAAAAGAGATGTAGATCATTTCTTGAATCAGTATGCAAAAACTACAGGGCCAGAGGAGAGTTCTGGAACTAGAGCTTTTAATTTGTTCACTAATGGAGTGCCTGAAAATGAACTCAATACTTTGGTCACTATGTTTTTCGATACTACGCCGACAACAACAATCAAGGCATCAATTGATTCAGGATACCCACTCATGGGAACTATTACCACTGATACAAAGGATATTGGACATGAAGTAATGATTACTGGTTACAACAATAATGGGAGTATACAATATTTCGATCCACAATTAGGCAAATATGATGTCAAACCAGGACCAGGTGATTTTACTAATCTATATACTATAACAGGAAGAAAGTAA
- a CDS encoding peptidase domain-containing ABC transporter — translation MLKNFPHYRQADTKDCGPTCLRIISKYYGKNISLQQIRNLSETTRAGSSLQGLSVAAESLGFRTLGAQIDFKTLVEEVPLPCIVHWNKNHFVIVYKIDKKNIVYISDPSYGLITYTREEFIKFWIGENAKEHTEEGVVLILETTPVFFQTEFDNQQSKVSFIFLSKYLLKYKSLIIQLATGLLAGSLLSLILPFLTQSIVDVGIQNQDLNFIYLVLLAQVMLFLGGMGIEVIRSWILLHLSTRINISIISDFFIKLMKLPISFFDTRMTGDIMQRINDHHRIEQLLTNSSLNTLFSLVNLVIFSIVLLLYDYRLFVVYLIGAVIYIGWISFFLKKRKELDYKRFSQVSQEQSKVIELINGMQEIKMHNAERQKRWSWEFLQVKLFKIRIKSLSLEQWQSVGGNFINQMKDILVSFLSAKLVLSGNLTLGMMLSVQYIIGQLNSPLVQLIDFIKQTQDAKISLERLGEIHDKEDEENQDEEYASEISKKDIEILNISFRYVGSEAFVFENLSLTIPYQKTTAIVGASGSGKTTLLKLLMKFYEPNIGDIRIGNTNMKNISPRVWRDHCGVIMQEGYIFNDTIANNIAVGEDYVDKSKLRQAVEMANIKDFIESLPLSYNTKIGTEGVGISTGQKQRLFIARAIYKSPGYIFFDEATSALDANNEKVIMENLEHFFKGKTALVIAHRLSTVKHADKIIVLDQGKVVEEGNHTELVALKGEYYKLVKNQLELGN, via the coding sequence ATGCTAAAAAACTTCCCTCATTATCGCCAGGCGGATACCAAAGACTGTGGCCCCACTTGCTTACGCATTATAAGCAAGTACTATGGCAAAAATATTTCATTACAGCAAATCCGTAACCTGTCTGAAACAACAAGAGCAGGCAGTAGTTTGCAGGGATTAAGTGTTGCAGCTGAAAGCTTAGGTTTTCGCACGCTGGGAGCTCAAATAGATTTCAAAACTCTCGTAGAAGAAGTCCCATTGCCATGTATTGTACACTGGAATAAAAACCATTTTGTTATTGTTTACAAAATCGATAAAAAAAACATTGTCTACATTTCTGACCCAAGTTATGGACTTATCACTTATACAAGGGAAGAATTTATTAAATTTTGGATTGGTGAAAATGCTAAAGAGCATACTGAAGAAGGCGTTGTTTTAATTCTGGAAACTACTCCGGTTTTTTTTCAGACAGAATTTGACAATCAGCAAAGTAAAGTTAGTTTTATATTTCTGTCGAAATACCTGTTGAAGTATAAATCGCTTATCATTCAGTTAGCGACTGGATTATTGGCCGGAAGTTTATTGTCTCTTATCTTACCCTTTCTAACTCAAAGTATTGTAGACGTCGGCATTCAAAATCAGGACCTCAATTTTATTTATTTAGTTTTACTGGCTCAAGTTATGCTTTTCCTGGGAGGAATGGGAATTGAAGTGATCCGAAGCTGGATCCTGCTTCACCTTTCTACCCGAATCAACATATCAATTATTTCTGATTTCTTTATTAAACTAATGAAGCTTCCTATTAGTTTCTTCGATACAAGAATGACAGGAGATATCATGCAACGAATCAATGATCATCACAGGATTGAACAACTTTTAACTAATTCTTCATTAAACACACTTTTTTCACTGGTGAATTTGGTTATTTTCAGTATTGTCTTGCTGTTGTATGACTACAGGTTGTTCGTCGTCTATCTAATTGGTGCTGTTATATATATAGGATGGATCAGTTTCTTCTTAAAAAAAAGAAAAGAACTGGATTATAAAAGATTTTCGCAGGTTTCTCAAGAACAGAGTAAAGTGATAGAACTCATCAACGGGATGCAGGAAATAAAAATGCATAACGCTGAGAGACAAAAACGATGGAGTTGGGAATTTCTACAGGTAAAACTATTTAAAATCAGAATTAAATCTCTCTCTTTAGAGCAATGGCAATCTGTCGGAGGAAACTTCATCAATCAAATGAAAGATATTTTGGTAAGTTTTCTTTCTGCCAAATTAGTTTTGAGTGGAAACCTAACTTTAGGGATGATGCTTTCTGTTCAATACATCATCGGACAATTAAATAGTCCATTAGTACAGTTAATTGATTTCATCAAGCAAACTCAGGATGCTAAAATATCTTTGGAAAGATTAGGCGAAATTCATGATAAAGAAGACGAAGAAAATCAAGACGAAGAATATGCTTCTGAAATTTCAAAAAAAGATATTGAAATTCTTAATATATCTTTCCGATACGTAGGATCGGAAGCTTTTGTTTTTGAAAATTTAAGTTTAACTATTCCTTATCAAAAGACAACAGCTATTGTTGGGGCAAGTGGAAGTGGAAAAACAACACTTCTGAAATTATTAATGAAATTTTACGAACCCAATATTGGAGACATTAGAATTGGAAATACCAATATGAAAAATATCTCTCCAAGAGTCTGGAGAGATCATTGTGGAGTTATCATGCAGGAGGGATATATTTTTAACGATACTATTGCAAATAATATTGCTGTAGGTGAAGATTATGTTGATAAATCAAAATTGAGACAAGCAGTAGAAATGGCCAATATAAAAGATTTCATCGAAAGTTTACCATTAAGTTACAACACTAAAATTGGAACTGAAGGTGTAGGAATAAGTACTGGACAAAAACAACGGCTTTTTATTGCAAGAGCCATTTATAAATCACCAGGATACATTTTCTTTGATGAAGCTACGAGTGCATTGGATGCTAATAATGAAAAAGTGATTATGGAAAATCTGGAACATTTTTTTAAAGGAAAAACAGCCCTTGTGATCGCACATAGATTATCTACCGTAAAGCATGCCGATAAAATCATTGTTCTGGATCAGGGAAAAGTTGTAGAAGAAGGGAATCATACTGAATTAGTGGCCTTAAAAGGAGAATACTATAAACTTGTTAAAAATCAATTAGAGCTTGGAAACTAA
- a CDS encoding DUF1016 N-terminal domain-containing protein gives MTEIVTHAKQKAYQSSNAILLEMYWQIGHLIVEDEQDGNAKAAYGKAVLKNLAQLLTLEFGKGFDESNLRNIRQFYLAFPKRDAVRHELSWTHYRIISRLETETLRNQYVMYAVEAGWNTRTLQRNIASQYIGRV, from the coding sequence ATTACTGAAATTGTAACTCATGCAAAGCAAAAGGCATATCAGAGTAGCAATGCCATTTTATTAGAAATGTACTGGCAAATTGGACATCTTATTGTTGAAGATGAGCAGGATGGTAATGCTAAGGCTGCATATGGAAAAGCTGTATTAAAAAACTTGGCTCAACTGCTTACACTGGAATTTGGAAAAGGTTTTGATGAAAGTAACTTAAGAAATATTCGACAGTTTTATTTAGCCTTTCCAAAACGTGACGCAGTGCGTCACGAATTAAGTTGGACGCATTATAGAATTATAAGTCGTTTAGAAACAGAAACTCTGAGAAATCAATATGTGATGTATGCAGTTGAAGCAGGTTGGAATACACGTACCTTACAACGCAATATCGCATCACAGTATATTGGTCGGGTATAA
- a CDS encoding DUF1016 domain-containing protein, with protein MKDPYIFEFLGLPIDVKTSENKIETALINHLQQFLMELGKGFAFVARQQHIVTDTSDFFIDLVFYNYYLKCFVLIDLKTDELTHGAIGQMDMYVRMYNDLKKGEDDNPTIGMILCTEKDETIVKYSILAENEKLFASKYRLYLPNEAELKELIEQDLTLIMT; from the coding sequence ATAAAAGATCCTTATATATTTGAATTTTTGGGCTTGCCTATAGATGTAAAGACATCAGAAAATAAAATAGAAACAGCATTGATTAATCACCTACAGCAATTTTTAATGGAATTGGGAAAGGGGTTTGCTTTTGTAGCAAGACAACAACATATTGTTACTGATACTTCTGACTTTTTTATTGATTTGGTTTTTTACAACTATTACTTGAAGTGCTTTGTGCTGATTGATCTGAAAACTGATGAACTAACTCATGGTGCAATTGGACAGATGGATATGTATGTCAGGATGTATAATGATTTGAAGAAAGGTGAGGATGACAATCCAACCATTGGCATGATACTTTGCACAGAGAAAGATGAAACAATTGTTAAATATTCCATTCTAGCAGAAAATGAAAAATTATTTGCAAGTAAGTATCGTTTATACCTGCCGAATGAAGCTGAGCTGAAAGAATTAATAGAACAAGATTTGACCTTGATAATGACATAG